In Saprospiraceae bacterium, a genomic segment contains:
- a CDS encoding phosphoglucosamine mutase — translation MFSHVAIPRLGIDVIQTGLTTTPSLEMAVIHSGADGGIMMSASHNPGDWNALKLLNQKGEFISEEDGLWIKSQSQFPINSFSKVHELGNRIFVHDSIEKHVQAIIAHPLVNTDAIRERKFRIAADCINSTGALALPVLFDALNVDYQLMNANNFGNFEHNPEPLAEHLQELMELTKSQFDLGVAVDPDVDRLALIDEQGKYFGEEYSLVAVADYVLEKRPGNTVSNLSSSRALRDLTLQKGGKYFASPVGEVHVVHKMKEMNAVIGGEGNGGIILPDLHYGRDALIGIALVLSNLCLKNCTLSALKKFYTEYAMQKDKLQLDSNTNTDELFQYLKENYSEYLINTIDGMKIDFEDGWVHIRKSNTEAIIRIYSEATSPALAIEYVEHMKSLIIQYNS, via the coding sequence TTGTTTTCTCATGTCGCAATTCCGAGATTAGGAATAGATGTTATTCAAACCGGATTGACCACCACTCCCAGCCTTGAAATGGCAGTCATTCATTCGGGAGCTGATGGCGGCATCATGATGAGCGCAAGCCATAACCCGGGAGACTGGAATGCCTTAAAACTATTGAATCAAAAAGGTGAATTTATTTCAGAGGAAGATGGATTATGGATCAAATCTCAAAGCCAATTTCCAATAAATAGCTTCTCAAAGGTTCATGAACTTGGCAATCGAATATTTGTCCATGATTCGATCGAAAAGCATGTACAGGCAATCATTGCGCATCCATTGGTAAATACAGACGCCATACGGGAGAGAAAATTCAGAATAGCTGCAGATTGTATAAATTCTACAGGAGCATTGGCATTACCAGTATTATTTGATGCTCTGAATGTCGATTATCAGTTAATGAATGCAAATAATTTTGGAAATTTTGAACATAATCCTGAACCCCTTGCGGAGCACTTGCAAGAACTTATGGAATTGACAAAATCCCAATTTGATTTGGGTGTGGCAGTCGACCCGGATGTCGACCGATTGGCTTTAATCGATGAACAAGGTAAATATTTCGGAGAAGAATATAGTTTGGTGGCTGTAGCTGATTATGTACTCGAAAAAAGGCCAGGTAATACCGTTTCCAACTTATCGAGCTCGAGAGCACTTCGCGATTTAACACTTCAAAAGGGAGGAAAATATTTTGCATCTCCGGTTGGCGAAGTACATGTCGTTCATAAAATGAAGGAAATGAATGCGGTCATTGGAGGTGAAGGCAACGGAGGAATTATTTTACCGGATTTGCACTATGGCCGGGATGCCTTAATAGGCATTGCATTGGTTTTGTCCAATCTTTGCCTGAAAAACTGCACTTTATCAGCACTCAAAAAATTTTACACGGAATACGCAATGCAAAAAGACAAATTGCAACTAGATTCCAATACCAATACAGACGAACTTTTCCAATATCTGAAGGAAAATTATTCGGAATATTTAATCAATACAATAGATGGAATGAAAATAGATTTTGAAGATGGTTGGGTCCATATTCGAAAATCAAATACCGAAGCTATTATTCGTATTTATAGTGAAGCTACAAGCCCAGCGCTTGCTATAGAATATGTTGAACACATGAAATCATTGATCATCCAATATAATTCCTGA
- a CDS encoding class I SAM-dependent methyltransferase yields MRKQWFEEWFETNYYKLLYNQRDIEEANQFGLTLSTYLKLQPLAKILDVGCGRGRYSNAFMELGYDVTGIDISIKKIEENLKFQNENLHFYKHDMRRLFRINYFDAVLSLFTSFGYFESYSDEKSAARSMAANLKWGAYLVIDYLNPHELTKNFIPNDEFEKEGINFNIFRTLHPNYVRKEIYINDHGKILNFKEQVRLYKVNDLITLFEPFEMKFLHSFGNYKLEKFEADVSERMILIFQKTKS; encoded by the coding sequence ATGAGAAAACAATGGTTTGAAGAGTGGTTTGAAACAAATTACTATAAATTACTATATAATCAAAGGGATATTGAAGAAGCCAATCAGTTTGGTCTGACGCTATCGACCTATTTAAAATTGCAACCATTGGCCAAAATATTGGATGTAGGTTGTGGGCGGGGCAGATATTCAAATGCTTTTATGGAATTGGGCTATGATGTAACCGGAATTGACATTTCTATTAAAAAGATAGAGGAAAATTTAAAGTTTCAGAATGAAAACCTCCATTTTTACAAGCACGATATGCGCAGGCTTTTCAGAATCAATTATTTTGACGCTGTGCTTAGCCTTTTTACCAGTTTCGGATATTTTGAATCCTATTCTGATGAAAAAAGTGCAGCCCGTAGTATGGCCGCAAATCTTAAATGGGGTGCATATTTGGTTATCGATTATTTAAATCCCCATGAACTCACTAAAAATTTTATCCCTAATGATGAGTTTGAAAAAGAAGGCATAAATTTTAATATTTTCAGGACGCTCCACCCAAATTATGTTCGCAAAGAAATATATATCAATGACCATGGCAAGATTTTGAATTTCAAGGAACAAGTGAGATTATACAAAGTGAATGATTTAATAACACTTTTTGAACCCTTCGAAATGAAATTTCTGCATTCGTTTGGCAATTATAAATTAGAGAAATTTGAAGCTGATGTTTCGGAACGAATGATTCTCATTTTTCAAAAAACGAAATCCTGA
- a CDS encoding phosphatase PAP2 family protein: MDWINILDHECFSWVQQYMRHPMLDYWFVLFRDKHTWIPLYVFLLSFLFFNYGKEAWKVLLMCILLITITDQLNSNLIKKSVQRQRPCNESFFNETYQAAIDCSGGYSFPSSHATNHMGLAVFLFLWFRKSLWRHFLLLWAALVGFSQVYVGVHFPFDVMAGFMEGAIIAFVLYSIYIKFFAKNN, encoded by the coding sequence ATGGATTGGATTAATATACTCGACCATGAATGCTTCAGTTGGGTCCAACAATATATGCGACATCCAATGCTTGACTATTGGTTTGTTTTATTCAGGGATAAACATACCTGGATACCACTCTATGTTTTTTTGCTCTCTTTTTTATTTTTTAATTATGGTAAAGAGGCCTGGAAAGTGCTATTGATGTGTATTCTGCTTATTACCATTACAGATCAATTAAACAGCAATCTTATCAAAAAATCTGTCCAAAGGCAACGCCCTTGTAATGAAAGCTTTTTTAACGAAACATACCAAGCTGCTATCGATTGCAGTGGTGGATATAGTTTTCCTTCTTCCCATGCTACAAACCATATGGGATTGGCAGTTTTTTTATTTCTTTGGTTTCGCAAAAGCCTGTGGCGGCATTTCTTACTCTTATGGGCGGCTTTGGTTGGATTTTCGCAAGTCTATGTGGGTGTACATTTTCCCTTTGATGTGATGGCAGGTTTTATGGAAGGTGCCATCATTGCATTTGTTTTGTACAGCATTTACATAAAGTTTTTTGCTAAGAACAATTAG
- the topA gene encoding type I DNA topoisomerase, which yields MANKLLIVESPAKAKTIEKFLGKDFKVKSSYGHIRDLDKGAKGIDIQNKFQPKYIVSPEKLKVVKELKDWASKVDEVWLATDEDREGEAISWHLCEVLGLDPKIVKRIVFHEITKTAIQKAVQQPRMVDLHLVNAQQARRVLDRLVGFELSEILWRKVRNKLSAGRVQSVAVKLVVDREREINDFKQDAYFKVDALFQKADQNVTPIKATLDHKFKLAADAENFLKSCVSSEYKVEKVDIKPLKRNPAPPFTTSTLQQEASRKLGFGVNRTMSAAQKLYEGGWITYMRTDSTNLSQTALTEMAKEIENQFGIKYVHTRQYKTKNASAQEAHEAIRPSYMDLKAAGEDSDQQKLYDLIWKRAMASQMAAAELEKTQVDISISKVKERKFVATGEVLLFDGFLKLYLESSDDEDEEQASILPPLRINDLLNYQRILVQERFSRPPSRYTEASLVKKLEELGIGRPSTYAPTISKIMEENRGYVVKESRTGTERIYQTWTLKDGKILSKQESEITGASKNHLYPTDIGSIVCDYLAEHFPDIINYGFTAEIEKEFDEIADGKMDWVHMIEEFYWPFHKNVDVVMEQGERAKGRRDLGIDPVSGKKVLVQLTRFGPVVQLGDRDEMKEDEKPLFANLRPGQSMETINFQDALDLFKLPKTLGNYKEQEVVVGAGRFGPYIKFNEQFISIPKDIDPLEIPIEKAIELIKVKEIEDAPIGYHKDLPITKGKGRFGPYVKWNGLFVNIPRRIDFDNLTLDQAIPLIDAKEDKEANRFIHKFDELKITVENGRWGPFIKFGKKIINLPKKNGEKVTSEMASKMTVEEFKAIVEEQVPNAFDKLNKKKVVKKKAKTT from the coding sequence ATGGCAAATAAACTGCTGATTGTAGAGTCACCCGCTAAAGCTAAAACAATCGAAAAATTCCTCGGTAAGGACTTCAAAGTCAAATCGAGTTATGGTCATATCCGCGATTTGGATAAAGGTGCCAAAGGAATTGATATCCAAAACAAATTCCAACCAAAATACATCGTTTCACCGGAAAAGCTGAAAGTCGTTAAGGAATTGAAAGACTGGGCTTCCAAGGTTGATGAAGTCTGGCTCGCAACTGACGAGGACCGCGAAGGAGAAGCTATAAGTTGGCATTTGTGCGAAGTGCTTGGGCTCGATCCTAAGATTGTGAAACGAATTGTCTTTCACGAAATCACTAAGACTGCAATTCAAAAAGCTGTGCAACAGCCCAGAATGGTCGATTTACATCTGGTGAATGCGCAGCAAGCAAGAAGAGTATTGGATCGCTTGGTGGGTTTTGAATTGAGTGAAATTCTATGGCGCAAAGTAAGAAATAAGTTATCGGCCGGAAGAGTGCAATCTGTTGCCGTTAAACTCGTCGTGGATCGGGAAAGGGAAATCAATGATTTTAAACAAGATGCATATTTCAAAGTAGATGCACTTTTTCAAAAAGCGGACCAGAATGTAACTCCGATAAAGGCGACATTGGATCATAAATTTAAATTGGCAGCGGATGCTGAAAATTTTTTAAAATCTTGTGTATCCTCCGAATACAAAGTTGAAAAGGTAGATATAAAGCCTTTAAAACGCAATCCTGCACCGCCATTTACAACTTCAACTTTACAACAGGAAGCAAGTAGAAAATTGGGATTTGGAGTAAATCGCACCATGTCTGCTGCTCAAAAATTGTACGAGGGTGGTTGGATTACCTACATGAGAACGGATTCAACCAATTTAAGTCAAACAGCTTTGACTGAAATGGCTAAAGAAATTGAAAATCAATTTGGTATAAAATATGTGCATACCAGGCAGTATAAGACCAAAAATGCATCAGCTCAGGAAGCACACGAGGCTATTCGTCCCAGTTATATGGATTTAAAAGCTGCTGGAGAAGATTCAGATCAACAAAAATTGTATGATTTAATTTGGAAAAGAGCCATGGCATCACAGATGGCTGCTGCGGAATTGGAAAAAACACAGGTAGATATTTCCATTTCTAAAGTGAAGGAACGCAAATTTGTGGCAACTGGAGAGGTCTTACTTTTTGATGGATTTTTAAAACTTTACCTTGAATCCAGTGACGACGAAGATGAAGAACAGGCCTCCATTCTGCCGCCACTAAGAATAAATGATTTATTAAATTATCAGCGAATACTCGTCCAAGAAAGGTTTAGCAGGCCTCCATCGCGTTATACTGAAGCAAGTCTGGTTAAAAAATTGGAAGAATTGGGAATTGGACGTCCTTCTACCTACGCACCGACGATCAGTAAAATTATGGAAGAGAACCGGGGGTATGTAGTCAAAGAAAGCAGAACCGGTACAGAAAGAATTTACCAAACATGGACACTAAAAGATGGAAAAATTTTAAGTAAACAAGAATCTGAGATCACAGGAGCAAGTAAAAATCACCTGTATCCAACAGACATTGGTTCAATTGTTTGTGATTATCTGGCAGAGCATTTTCCGGATATCATCAATTACGGTTTTACGGCTGAAATTGAAAAGGAATTTGATGAAATCGCCGACGGTAAAATGGATTGGGTACACATGATCGAAGAATTTTATTGGCCATTTCATAAGAACGTCGATGTCGTGATGGAGCAAGGCGAACGAGCCAAAGGAAGAAGGGATTTAGGCATTGATCCCGTGTCTGGAAAAAAAGTTTTGGTGCAATTGACGAGATTTGGACCTGTTGTTCAATTGGGTGATAGAGATGAAATGAAGGAAGATGAAAAACCGTTGTTTGCAAATTTGAGACCTGGCCAAAGTATGGAAACCATCAATTTTCAAGATGCTTTGGATTTGTTTAAACTTCCAAAAACACTAGGAAATTATAAGGAACAGGAAGTTGTCGTAGGTGCGGGGAGATTTGGTCCATACATCAAATTTAATGAGCAATTCATTTCAATTCCAAAAGATATTGATCCATTGGAAATACCCATTGAGAAAGCCATTGAGCTGATTAAAGTGAAGGAAATTGAAGATGCACCTATTGGCTATCACAAAGATTTACCTATCACCAAGGGGAAAGGACGATTCGGTCCTTATGTCAAATGGAATGGTTTATTTGTAAATATTCCTCGGAGAATTGATTTTGATAACTTGACCCTGGATCAGGCGATTCCTTTAATTGATGCCAAAGAAGATAAAGAAGCTAATAGATTTATTCACAAATTTGATGAGCTCAAAATAACCGTTGAAAATGGAAGATGGGGACCCTTTATAAAGTTTGGTAAAAAGATCATTAATCTCCCCAAAAAGAATGGCGAAAAAGTGACTTCAGAAATGGCATCAAAAATGACCGTCGAAGAATTCAAAGCCATAGTTGAAGAGCAGGTTCCAAATGCTTTTGATAAATTAAATAAAAAGAAAGTCGTTAAAAAGAAGGCCAAAACAACTTAA
- the lpxB gene encoding lipid-A-disaccharide synthase, which produces MNKPFKIYIIAGEASGDYHAGMLLKALKELNPQIEAKGWGGNSLKAAGMEIEIPYEKTNFMGFVEVIKNLAYILKLFKTTKKSIQNFKPDLLLLVDYPGFNLRMAQWAKRQNLPVFYFIAPQIWAWKESRIKIIQECVQKLFVILPFEKEYFSKFNIPSSYHGHPLMERIAVFKSAIGFRKQWNLNNKSIIAILPGSRKQEIQLLLPDYLDAVKGECKYQVVIAGMQQHRELYHQILESKKMNFPIVYDDMYSLLKHSKMAMVTSGTASLETALFGVPEVVCYKGNIFSYWIALKLVKIKFIALANLIVNKKIVVELIQNECNPDRIRSEIDNLKNPQYRNTVKLELKILQAKLFEIGCYQEIAKDFMNSISTLKNER; this is translated from the coding sequence ATGAATAAGCCATTTAAAATTTACATCATTGCCGGAGAAGCTTCTGGTGATTACCATGCAGGCATGCTTCTCAAGGCTCTCAAAGAACTGAATCCTCAAATTGAAGCCAAAGGCTGGGGTGGAAATTCACTCAAAGCTGCAGGTATGGAAATAGAAATACCTTATGAAAAGACAAATTTCATGGGCTTTGTTGAAGTCATCAAAAACTTAGCTTACATTTTAAAATTATTCAAAACTACAAAAAAGTCAATCCAAAATTTCAAGCCCGATTTATTGCTACTGGTCGATTATCCCGGTTTTAATTTAAGAATGGCGCAATGGGCAAAACGTCAAAATTTACCCGTGTTTTATTTTATTGCTCCACAAATTTGGGCATGGAAAGAATCCAGAATTAAAATTATACAGGAATGTGTACAAAAACTATTTGTGATACTTCCCTTTGAAAAAGAATATTTTAGCAAATTCAATATACCAAGCTCATACCACGGTCATCCATTGATGGAACGCATTGCAGTTTTTAAATCGGCAATCGGTTTCAGGAAGCAATGGAATCTGAATAACAAATCCATCATCGCTATTTTGCCCGGCAGCCGCAAACAGGAAATTCAATTATTATTGCCTGACTATTTGGATGCTGTAAAAGGAGAATGTAAATACCAGGTTGTGATAGCAGGAATGCAACAACATCGCGAACTCTATCATCAAATACTAGAATCAAAAAAAATGAATTTTCCCATCGTTTACGATGATATGTATTCATTGCTCAAACACAGTAAAATGGCAATGGTTACATCAGGTACTGCCAGTCTTGAAACAGCATTATTTGGCGTACCTGAAGTGGTGTGTTATAAAGGAAATATATTCTCCTACTGGATTGCACTTAAATTGGTAAAAATTAAATTCATTGCATTAGCCAATCTTATCGTCAATAAGAAGATCGTGGTAGAACTCATTCAAAATGAATGTAATCCTGATCGAATTCGTTCAGAAATTGATAACTTAAAAAATCCGCAGTACCGAAATACTGTCAAATTAGAATTGAAAATATTACAGGCAAAGCTGTTCGAAATTGGATGTTATCAAGAGATCGCAAAAGATTTTATGAATTCCATTTCTACTTTAAAAAACGAAAGATGA
- the surE gene encoding 5'/3'-nucleotidase SurE: protein MPEKLIFITNDDGIFAPGLHALIKIAKSFGKVVVIAPNSPQSGMGHAITIHQPIRLHKLKNFQDVEAYECSGTPVDCVKLAKNVVLKDQKIDICLSGINHGSNASINIIYSGTMSAAMEASLEGIPSIGFSLLDYSFEADFMACESFIKAILETALNNGIKNCNLLSVNIPKLEAHQIKGIKVCKQAEGRWDEEFKEAKDPRGESYYWLTGKFVAEEPKDDTDIWALNNGFISIVPSGHDLTVYPAIPSNKHFEMTKKPISLISESS, encoded by the coding sequence ATGCCTGAAAAACTGATATTTATTACGAATGATGATGGAATTTTTGCACCCGGCTTACATGCTCTGATTAAAATCGCAAAATCATTTGGCAAGGTTGTCGTAATTGCCCCAAACAGCCCACAGTCAGGTATGGGGCACGCCATAACCATTCACCAACCCATCCGGCTTCACAAATTAAAAAATTTCCAAGATGTTGAAGCATATGAGTGTTCAGGCACTCCCGTTGATTGCGTTAAATTGGCGAAAAATGTAGTTTTAAAAGATCAAAAAATAGATATTTGTTTATCTGGGATCAATCACGGCTCAAACGCTTCTATCAACATCATTTATTCGGGCACCATGTCCGCGGCTATGGAAGCATCTTTGGAAGGAATCCCCTCCATTGGATTTTCCTTACTCGATTATTCATTTGAGGCTGATTTTATGGCATGCGAATCTTTTATTAAAGCTATTCTTGAAACAGCTTTGAACAACGGAATCAAAAATTGCAATTTATTGAGTGTCAATATACCTAAATTAGAAGCTCATCAAATTAAAGGAATCAAAGTTTGTAAACAAGCGGAAGGACGTTGGGATGAAGAATTCAAAGAAGCCAAAGATCCCCGCGGTGAAAGTTATTATTGGCTCACCGGTAAATTTGTAGCCGAGGAGCCTAAGGATGATACAGATATCTGGGCTTTAAATAATGGCTTTATCAGCATTGTACCTTCAGGCCATGATTTGACGGTTTACCCGGCCATTCCATCCAACAAACATTTTGAAATGACTAAAAAGCCGATCTCTCTAATTTCAGAATCATCATAA
- the holA gene encoding DNA polymerase III subunit delta — protein MDYKQFIKEILKGEFKPVYLIYSEELFFTDAIVKTLQEQFIPKEHQDFNQLIAYGKDLTTQALVDLAREYPFMSDRKLIIVKDAHELKNMEALLGFLRRPNPQCLLMLVFSKKPDGRSAWMKEAKERSVFFEFKALSDYQIQEFVKMMAKDLDLEMEESALVLLVESIGNDLATYQNELNKLKINANKGEKIDVQMISKFIGISKEFNVFELQRALSLRDKPKSYWIAKNMAGQLKSNPFVMTIGALFNHFQRIWLTKTYARLDDEALNKIVKLPFKSFLKEYRDASSKYSMQSIEKAIDILKQYDLKSKGMNTGAAREEDLYMELILKLSKV, from the coding sequence ATGGATTATAAGCAATTTATAAAAGAAATATTGAAAGGGGAATTTAAACCCGTTTATTTAATCTATTCTGAAGAGTTGTTTTTTACAGATGCTATAGTTAAAACATTACAAGAACAATTTATTCCTAAAGAACATCAGGATTTTAATCAACTGATCGCTTATGGAAAAGATCTCACGACCCAGGCTCTGGTAGATTTAGCTCGTGAATATCCATTTATGTCAGACCGAAAACTGATTATCGTCAAAGATGCCCATGAATTGAAGAACATGGAAGCGCTCTTGGGGTTTTTAAGGCGTCCTAATCCGCAGTGCCTGTTAATGTTGGTTTTTTCAAAGAAACCTGATGGCAGGTCTGCATGGATGAAAGAAGCAAAAGAACGATCGGTTTTTTTTGAATTTAAAGCGCTCAGTGATTACCAGATACAAGAGTTTGTAAAAATGATGGCCAAAGATCTGGATCTTGAAATGGAGGAATCGGCATTGGTTCTTTTAGTAGAATCTATTGGAAATGATTTGGCTACCTACCAAAACGAGTTAAATAAGCTTAAAATAAATGCGAACAAAGGAGAAAAGATTGATGTTCAGATGATTTCCAAGTTTATCGGGATAAGTAAAGAATTTAATGTATTTGAGTTGCAACGTGCATTGAGTTTGCGCGACAAACCTAAATCGTATTGGATTGCTAAAAACATGGCCGGTCAATTAAAATCTAATCCATTTGTGATGACCATTGGTGCACTCTTTAATCATTTTCAAAGGATCTGGCTCACCAAAACTTATGCTCGATTAGATGATGAAGCGCTCAATAAAATTGTCAAATTGCCATTCAAGAGTTTTCTTAAGGAATATAGAGATGCTTCATCTAAATATTCGATGCAATCCATTGAAAAAGCAATTGATATTTTAAAACAGTATGACTTAAAATCTAAAGGCATGAACACTGGTGCTGCCAGGGAAGAAGATTTGTATATGGAATTGATCCTTAAATTGTCTAAAGTATAA